One Mycobacterium marseillense DNA window includes the following coding sequences:
- a CDS encoding cytochrome P450 has translation MTEGSTATDIPEFPMTRAPGCPFAPPPKVLELNADKQLSRVRIWDGSTPWLIHGYDAIRALFTDSRTSVDDRLPGYPHWNAGMLATVHKRPRSVFTSDAEEHTRFRRMLSKPFTFKRVEALRPAVQKITDDHIDTLLAGPKPGDVVSALSLAVPSLVISELLGVPYEDAEFFQSHAQRGVSRYATEEDTAQGAAALAKYLANLLRTKMQDPSEDLVSDLAERVNAEELSVREAAQLAVGVLIAGHETTANMISLSIAALLEHPDQRALLCDADDPKVIATAVEELMRYLSIIQTGQRRIAVEDIEIGGETIRAGDGIILDVAPANWDERQFPHPDRLDLLREDGPHVGFGYGRHQCVGQQLARMELQIVLPTLLRRVPTLRLAVPLDDLPFKHDALAYGLYELPVTW, from the coding sequence ATGACCGAAGGATCCACCGCCACCGATATCCCGGAGTTTCCGATGACGCGGGCGCCGGGGTGCCCGTTCGCCCCGCCTCCGAAGGTATTGGAGCTCAACGCCGACAAGCAGCTGAGCAGGGTGCGGATCTGGGACGGCAGCACGCCGTGGCTCATCCACGGCTACGACGCGATCCGCGCGCTGTTCACCGACTCCCGCACCAGTGTCGACGACCGCCTGCCGGGTTATCCGCACTGGAACGCGGGCATGCTGGCCACGGTGCACAAGCGCCCGCGGTCCGTGTTCACCTCCGACGCCGAGGAGCACACCCGGTTTCGCCGGATGCTGTCGAAACCGTTCACGTTCAAGCGGGTTGAAGCGCTGCGCCCGGCGGTGCAGAAGATCACCGACGACCACATCGATACCCTGCTCGCCGGCCCGAAGCCGGGCGACGTCGTCAGCGCCCTCTCGCTGGCGGTCCCCTCCCTGGTCATCAGTGAGCTGCTGGGCGTGCCGTACGAGGATGCCGAATTCTTCCAGTCACACGCCCAGCGCGGCGTGAGCCGTTACGCGACGGAAGAGGACACCGCCCAGGGCGCCGCCGCGTTGGCCAAGTATCTGGCCAACCTGCTCCGGACGAAAATGCAGGACCCTTCAGAGGATTTGGTGTCCGACCTCGCCGAGCGGGTCAACGCCGAAGAGCTCAGCGTGCGCGAGGCGGCGCAATTGGCCGTCGGCGTGCTGATCGCGGGCCACGAGACCACCGCGAACATGATCAGCCTGAGCATCGCGGCGCTGCTCGAACATCCCGATCAGCGGGCGCTGCTGTGCGACGCCGACGATCCGAAGGTCATCGCGACCGCGGTCGAGGAGCTGATGCGCTACCTGAGCATCATCCAAACCGGCCAGCGCCGAATCGCCGTCGAGGACATCGAGATTGGCGGCGAGACGATTCGCGCCGGCGACGGCATCATCCTCGACGTCGCCCCCGCGAATTGGGATGAGCGCCAGTTCCCCCACCCGGACCGGCTCGATCTGCTCCGTGAAGACGGGCCGCATGTCGGGTTCGGCTACGGTCGCCACCAGTGCGTGGGCCAGCAGCTGGCCCGCATGGAACTGCAGATCGTCCTGCCCACCCTGCTGCGCCGCGTCCCCACGCTGCGGCTTGCCGTGCCGCTGGACGACCTGCCGTTCAAGCACGACGCGCTGGCCTACGGCCTCTACGAGCTGCCCGTGACATGGTGA
- a CDS encoding M24 family metallopeptidase, whose product MTNSVTARASVLDIPDEPDWARMRTEIGARLRSAMAEHGVDALILLMNGYVGYATGASWPLLDAGLSHVERPVAVVLADDVHPHLFMPFRGGASAEYPVPDDHLHGPAYLEFDHGVEDFARKLAGIVPPGANVAVDELTGAMRRAAAKLFPAGAPTDAAIVLGAAQLVKTRDELSCLHRAARITERAIVDVQQALKPGVRQIDLSATFVRRAFELGATTNMLEAIWQVMPSSREAGVWTTHGDLALPLLPTDRELAAGDVLWTDISITYHGYCSDFGRTWVVGEAPTPRQQDQFRQWRTILDAVLAVTKAGVTSGDLARAAIAANGGRKPWLPHFYLGHGIGTYPAEAPMIGTDLGEEFDDNFVFPPGMVLVLEPVVWEDGTGGYRSEEIVVITEDGYAPITDYPYTPYGD is encoded by the coding sequence ATGACGAATTCGGTTACTGCCCGCGCCTCCGTGCTCGACATCCCCGATGAGCCGGACTGGGCGCGCATGCGCACCGAGATCGGCGCGCGGCTGCGATCCGCCATGGCCGAACACGGTGTCGACGCCCTGATCCTGCTGATGAACGGCTATGTCGGCTACGCGACCGGTGCCAGCTGGCCGCTCCTGGACGCCGGCCTGTCACACGTGGAGCGCCCAGTCGCCGTCGTGCTCGCCGACGACGTGCATCCGCACCTGTTCATGCCGTTCCGCGGCGGGGCGTCCGCGGAGTATCCCGTGCCCGACGATCATCTGCACGGTCCGGCCTACCTCGAATTCGACCATGGCGTCGAGGATTTCGCGCGGAAGCTAGCAGGGATCGTCCCGCCGGGAGCCAACGTCGCCGTCGACGAACTCACCGGTGCGATGCGGCGGGCGGCGGCCAAGCTGTTTCCCGCGGGTGCGCCGACCGACGCGGCGATCGTGCTGGGCGCCGCGCAACTGGTGAAGACCCGGGACGAGTTGTCTTGTCTGCATCGGGCGGCCCGCATCACCGAACGGGCGATCGTCGACGTGCAGCAGGCGCTGAAACCCGGTGTGCGTCAGATCGATCTGTCGGCCACGTTCGTGCGTCGCGCGTTCGAGCTGGGCGCCACCACCAACATGCTGGAAGCCATCTGGCAGGTGATGCCGAGCTCGCGGGAAGCCGGAGTGTGGACGACGCACGGCGATCTCGCGCTGCCGCTGCTGCCCACCGATCGTGAACTGGCGGCCGGCGACGTGCTGTGGACCGACATCAGCATCACCTACCACGGATACTGCTCCGACTTCGGCCGCACCTGGGTGGTCGGCGAGGCTCCCACGCCACGACAGCAAGACCAATTCCGGCAGTGGCGCACCATTTTGGACGCCGTACTCGCGGTCACCAAAGCCGGCGTGACCTCAGGCGACCTGGCGCGCGCGGCGATAGCGGCAAACGGCGGTCGCAAACCGTGGCTGCCGCATTTCTATCTGGGCCACGGCATCGGCACCTATCCCGCCGAGGCGCCGATGATCGGGACGGATCTCGGCGAGGAGTTCGACGACAACTTCGTCTTCCCGCCCGGCATGGTTCTCGTGCTGGAACCCGTGGTGTGGGAGGACGGCACCGGAGGCTACCGCAGTGAGGAGATCGTGGTGATCACCGAAGACGGCTACGCGCCGATCACCGACTACCCGTACACCCCCTATGGCGACTGA
- a CDS encoding class I SAM-dependent methyltransferase, which yields MVVIDTRTVDRTGLHRIWKAILVGIAVIVFAACYVRPVLLVGVAAILLSLLCARWVYKGRDRYIPNLYARDIEVYDDAYRSFIGRTLADLRQCKIGGHTLLWEASQLAPPNPDNPDELLLDLGVWAGWSTRLISDACGRTVYGFDTFSGLVEDWPIDDHTVIKRGAFSLADPVAKRFLRDTGVTLHDGVPDALGRKVEFIRGSTYDTLAPFLADRPGAPIRLFHMDLDTYESCLHALETCKDRFVEGSILVFDEYLVTNGEMLAFYEFQNKYELQWRYRAWGLEAWEMNLEMVTARPKRAVYYLITMALHWTIGGGSYAWTIFRKRFWRFWLGAPVADMLFMLGAAGQRKSVSLEITGLGKLDRRRPVDH from the coding sequence GTGGTCGTAATCGACACGCGGACCGTGGATCGGACAGGGCTTCACCGCATATGGAAAGCGATTCTTGTCGGCATCGCGGTCATTGTCTTTGCGGCATGCTACGTCCGGCCGGTCCTCCTCGTCGGGGTCGCCGCGATTCTGCTGTCGCTGCTGTGCGCGCGCTGGGTCTATAAGGGTCGGGATCGTTATATTCCCAATTTGTACGCGCGGGACATCGAAGTTTATGACGACGCATATCGCTCGTTTATCGGCCGCACGCTTGCGGACCTGCGTCAATGCAAAATCGGGGGCCACACGCTGCTGTGGGAGGCCTCGCAGCTGGCGCCACCAAACCCCGACAATCCTGACGAATTGCTGCTTGACCTGGGCGTCTGGGCCGGGTGGTCGACGCGGCTGATCTCTGACGCCTGCGGCCGCACGGTGTACGGATTCGATACCTTCTCGGGCCTCGTCGAGGACTGGCCAATCGACGACCACACCGTCATCAAGCGCGGGGCTTTTTCCTTGGCGGACCCGGTGGCCAAACGCTTCCTCCGGGACACCGGCGTCACCCTGCACGACGGCGTGCCCGACGCGCTCGGCCGCAAGGTGGAGTTCATCAGGGGAAGCACCTACGACACGCTGGCCCCGTTCCTGGCCGACCGACCGGGCGCCCCCATCCGGCTTTTCCACATGGATCTGGATACGTACGAGAGTTGCCTGCACGCGCTGGAAACCTGCAAGGACCGGTTCGTCGAGGGATCGATCCTTGTCTTTGACGAATATCTGGTCACCAATGGCGAAATGCTCGCGTTCTACGAGTTCCAGAACAAGTACGAGTTGCAATGGCGCTACCGCGCCTGGGGCCTCGAGGCGTGGGAGATGAACCTCGAGATGGTTACCGCTCGCCCGAAACGGGCTGTCTACTACCTGATCACGATGGCCCTGCATTGGACGATCGGGGGCGGCAGCTACGCCTGGACCATTTTCCGCAAACGGTTTTGGCGGTTTTGGCTGGGCGCACCGGTCGCCGACATGCTTTTCATGCTCGGCGCCGCCGGGCAACGTAAGTCCGTCAGCCTGGAAATCACCGGGCTGGGCAAACTCGACCGACGCCGCCCCGTGGACCACTAG
- a CDS encoding nitroreductase family deazaflavin-dependent oxidoreductase produces MNPLRRAARNPTVYRLLVRSGSSIVERFEALLRFATSGRLGVLDLVGLPNVRITTSGRRTGLARSATVQYVPFRGGLLLVGSNWGRERHPSWSANLEAAQRVTVRRRGQRFVAKAQLLTGADRDEAWAAVLDHWSNYRVAQDLAGPRQFRLFLLTPLT; encoded by the coding sequence ATGAATCCGCTGCGGCGGGCGGCTCGCAACCCGACCGTCTATCGGTTGCTCGTGCGTAGCGGATCGTCGATCGTCGAACGCTTCGAGGCGCTGCTTCGGTTCGCGACGAGCGGACGCCTCGGCGTCCTGGACCTCGTCGGGCTGCCCAACGTGCGCATCACGACCTCGGGCCGCAGGACGGGCCTGGCCCGTAGCGCGACGGTGCAGTACGTGCCCTTTCGCGGCGGGCTGTTGCTGGTCGGATCGAACTGGGGGCGAGAACGCCACCCGTCGTGGTCGGCGAATCTGGAAGCGGCACAACGCGTCACCGTGCGCAGGCGTGGCCAACGGTTCGTGGCAAAGGCGCAGCTGCTCACCGGCGCGGACCGCGACGAAGCCTGGGCGGCGGTGCTGGACCATTGGTCCAACTATCGGGTCGCCCAGGATCTCGCCGGGCCGCGCCAATTCCGGCTGTTCCTGCTGACGCCGCTCACCTGA
- a CDS encoding amidohydrolase family protein: MSSPAQTLYPEGVIGAPKDRRGHAAEFSTGLPPGTEVFSADNHISVADDIFYEGFPAELKDQAPRIWYEDGAYLLGPPGQSMVVGDFSAVLMQYDDLAGAATNNVDARVRELAEDGVDKELAFPNAVLALFHHPDHEVRERIFRVYNEHIAGVQERSDGHCYGVGLINWWDPAGARRTLAELKALGLTTFLMPISPGNDRDGQPIDYSSTAMSAVWDEIEDAGLPVTHHIGESQPKFPSEVNSVAVAMMVNIDSFREMFSKYIFGGILDQHPRLRIGWFEGGIAWVPTALQDAEHVLASYRHMLAHQPARDVRHYWDAHMCASFMVDPLGLRQIDEIGIDKVMWSSDYPHNESTFGYSERSLAAVVDAVGPEDAVRVVGGNIRNFLGIPA, from the coding sequence ATGTCCAGCCCAGCCCAAACCCTTTACCCCGAAGGCGTGATCGGTGCGCCCAAGGACCGGCGCGGTCACGCGGCGGAGTTCAGCACCGGCCTGCCGCCGGGTACCGAGGTGTTCTCCGCCGACAACCACATCTCGGTGGCCGACGACATCTTCTACGAAGGCTTTCCCGCCGAGCTGAAGGATCAGGCGCCCCGGATCTGGTATGAGGACGGTGCGTATCTGCTCGGCCCGCCCGGGCAATCGATGGTGGTGGGCGATTTCAGCGCGGTGCTCATGCAATACGACGACCTGGCCGGGGCGGCCACCAACAACGTCGACGCCCGGGTTCGCGAGCTCGCCGAGGACGGCGTCGACAAGGAACTTGCCTTCCCCAACGCGGTGCTCGCGCTGTTCCACCACCCCGACCACGAGGTTCGCGAGCGGATCTTTCGTGTCTACAACGAGCACATCGCCGGCGTTCAGGAGCGCTCCGACGGCCATTGCTACGGGGTCGGGCTGATCAACTGGTGGGATCCGGCCGGGGCGCGGCGCACGCTCGCCGAGCTAAAGGCATTGGGGCTCACGACGTTTCTGATGCCGATCAGCCCCGGCAACGATCGCGACGGGCAGCCCATCGACTATTCGAGCACGGCGATGAGCGCGGTCTGGGACGAGATCGAGGACGCCGGGCTGCCCGTCACCCACCACATCGGCGAGAGCCAGCCCAAGTTCCCCAGCGAGGTCAACAGCGTCGCGGTGGCCATGATGGTCAACATCGACTCTTTCCGGGAGATGTTCTCCAAGTACATCTTCGGCGGCATCCTGGACCAGCATCCCCGACTGCGGATCGGCTGGTTCGAAGGCGGAATCGCCTGGGTGCCGACGGCCCTGCAGGACGCCGAGCACGTTCTGGCCTCCTATCGGCACATGCTGGCCCACCAGCCGGCACGTGACGTCCGGCACTACTGGGACGCGCACATGTGCGCCTCGTTCATGGTCGATCCGCTGGGGCTGCGGCAGATCGACGAGATCGGTATCGACAAGGTGATGTGGTCGTCCGATTACCCGCACAACGAAAGCACTTTCGGCTACTCGGAGCGGTCGCTGGCCGCGGTGGTCGACGCGGTCGGTCCCGAGGATGCCGTTCGCGTGGTCGGCGGCAACATCAGGAACTTCCTGGGAATCCCCGCATGA
- the car gene encoding carboxylic acid reductase — MAFVGRSDVKDPGAQQDQWERLARRRERLYADDEQFRNTRPDDDIAAAARAPGLRIAEVMATVLQGYGARPALAQRAREVITDPETGRSVLHFLPRFESVTYADLWARVQALAAEWHHHERFPVRAGDFVCVLGFASIDYTAIECACIHLGAVVVPLQTSAPASQHAPILAETQPRILAVGVDNLATAVEAALAGTPPERLIVFDYEPHDDDQRAVFEAARARLSETAGPLTLETIDAVATHGAVLPPAPLHVAAAGEDPLAWVFYTSGSTGTPKGAMFTESLCIGTWLAQSDQPVITLSYMPMSHLIGYGYVILTLANGGTSYFAAKSDLSTLFEDLSLVRPTSMSLVPRVCEMFYHHFQRELDRHAMAGADPDAVGAQVITAIREEILGGRVLAVGCGSAALSPEIKEFMEEVLDQHLLIGYSSTEIAGGMIVADEHVLRPPVIDYKLLDVPELGYFNTDKPYPRGELAVKSARFMAGYYNRPDLTATMFDEDGYYKTGDIMAEVGPDRLRYVDRRNNVIKLAQGEFVAVSRLEALYSTSPLIHQIYIYGNSARSFLLAVVVPTDGGADPSAIAQSLRQVARDNQLNGYELPRDFLIETEPFGLANGLLSGVGKFLRPKLKARYGDRLEELYARIADDQRGQLRVLRTGGADQPVLSTVTKAVQATLGVAAADVSPEARFIDLGGDSLSALTFSTLLADIYGFEVPVGVVIDPTGDLLTIAGHIERQRAPGTGRPTYASVHGAGATEVHAEDLTLNKFIDDDILKSAMLLSQPTAEVRTVLLTGATGFLGRFLAMEWLEGLAESGGTLICLTRGADATQARQRIEAVLGSDTALLERFRALAADHLEVVAGDIGEPRFGLDEATWRRLVDTVDLVVHPAAHVNHVLPYRQLFAPNVVGTAEIIRLAITRRLKPIHYVSTMGVSAVAHQLVDEDTDIRRSVPSCTVDDGYANGYGISKWAGEILMREAHDLCGLPIAVFRPGMILADSRYAGQLNVPDIFTRLLFSLVTTGVAPRSFYRGGGGHPHYEGLPVDFLADAIAAIGPQHGSSFDTYNTTNPHDDAISLDTFVDWIIAAGYPVEKIDDYSAWLARFETAMRALPENQRGQSVLAVLDVYREPMAAVSGSPVPGERFRAAVHAAGRAIPHVSRELIDKYLADLQRIGVLTR; from the coding sequence ATGGCGTTCGTCGGTCGCAGTGACGTCAAAGATCCGGGTGCACAGCAGGACCAATGGGAACGCCTGGCCCGGCGGCGTGAGCGGCTTTACGCCGACGACGAGCAGTTCCGGAACACCCGGCCCGACGACGATATCGCCGCGGCCGCACGCGCGCCTGGGCTGCGGATCGCCGAGGTGATGGCGACCGTCCTGCAGGGCTACGGCGCGCGGCCGGCACTCGCGCAGCGCGCCCGCGAAGTCATCACCGATCCCGAAACCGGTCGGTCGGTGCTGCACTTCCTGCCGCGGTTCGAGAGCGTCACCTACGCGGACCTGTGGGCCAGGGTGCAGGCCCTGGCGGCCGAATGGCATCACCACGAACGGTTCCCGGTCCGCGCGGGGGACTTCGTGTGCGTCCTTGGGTTCGCCAGCATCGACTACACGGCCATCGAATGCGCGTGCATCCATCTCGGCGCCGTGGTGGTGCCGCTGCAGACCAGCGCGCCGGCGAGCCAGCACGCCCCGATCCTCGCCGAAACCCAACCGCGCATCCTGGCCGTGGGCGTCGACAACCTCGCGACCGCGGTCGAGGCGGCATTGGCGGGCACTCCGCCGGAGCGCTTGATCGTGTTCGACTACGAACCCCACGACGACGACCAGCGCGCCGTCTTCGAGGCCGCACGGGCGCGACTGTCCGAAACGGCCGGCCCGCTGACCCTCGAAACGATCGATGCCGTCGCCACCCACGGCGCGGTCCTGCCGCCCGCGCCCCTGCACGTCGCCGCGGCCGGCGAAGACCCGTTAGCCTGGGTGTTCTACACGTCGGGCAGCACCGGCACACCCAAGGGCGCGATGTTCACCGAAAGCCTGTGCATCGGCACCTGGCTCGCGCAGTCCGACCAGCCGGTCATCACGCTGAGCTACATGCCGATGAGCCACCTGATCGGCTACGGCTACGTCATCTTGACTCTGGCCAACGGGGGCACCAGTTATTTCGCCGCCAAGAGCGATCTTTCGACGCTGTTCGAGGACCTCTCACTAGTGCGGCCCACGTCCATGAGCCTGGTGCCGCGCGTCTGCGAGATGTTCTATCACCACTTCCAGCGGGAGCTCGACCGCCACGCCATGGCCGGCGCCGACCCCGATGCCGTGGGTGCACAGGTCATCACGGCCATCCGCGAGGAGATCCTGGGCGGCCGCGTGCTGGCGGTGGGCTGCGGCTCGGCCGCGTTGTCGCCGGAGATCAAGGAGTTCATGGAGGAGGTGCTCGATCAGCACCTGCTGATCGGCTATTCGTCCACCGAGATCGCCGGCGGAATGATCGTGGCCGACGAGCATGTGCTGCGCCCGCCGGTCATCGACTACAAGCTTCTCGACGTCCCCGAACTCGGCTACTTCAACACCGACAAGCCTTATCCGCGAGGGGAATTGGCGGTCAAGTCGGCGCGCTTCATGGCCGGCTATTACAACCGGCCCGACCTCACCGCCACGATGTTCGACGAGGACGGCTACTACAAGACCGGCGACATCATGGCCGAGGTCGGCCCGGACCGGCTGCGCTACGTCGACCGCCGCAACAACGTGATCAAGCTCGCCCAGGGTGAGTTCGTCGCGGTCTCGCGCCTGGAGGCGCTGTATTCGACCAGCCCCCTGATCCATCAGATCTACATCTACGGCAACAGCGCCCGCTCGTTCCTGCTCGCCGTGGTCGTGCCGACCGACGGCGGAGCCGACCCGTCCGCGATCGCCCAGTCGCTGCGCCAGGTCGCCCGCGATAACCAACTCAACGGCTACGAGCTCCCCCGCGACTTCCTGATCGAGACCGAACCGTTCGGCCTGGCCAACGGCTTGCTGTCCGGCGTCGGAAAGTTCCTGCGGCCCAAGCTCAAAGCGCGCTATGGCGACCGGCTGGAAGAGCTGTATGCGCGTATCGCCGACGATCAACGCGGGCAGCTTCGCGTCCTGCGCACCGGTGGCGCCGATCAGCCGGTGCTGTCGACCGTCACCAAAGCCGTTCAGGCCACTCTGGGCGTGGCCGCGGCCGACGTGTCCCCGGAGGCGAGGTTCATCGACCTGGGCGGCGATTCCCTTTCGGCGCTCACCTTTTCGACCCTGCTCGCCGACATCTATGGCTTCGAGGTTCCGGTCGGCGTGGTGATCGACCCGACCGGAGACCTGCTCACCATCGCCGGCCACATCGAACGGCAGCGCGCCCCCGGCACCGGCCGGCCCACGTACGCATCCGTGCACGGCGCCGGCGCAACCGAGGTGCACGCCGAGGACCTGACCCTGAACAAATTCATCGATGACGACATCCTGAAATCGGCCATGTTGTTGTCGCAGCCGACGGCCGAGGTTCGTACCGTCTTGCTCACCGGCGCAACAGGATTCCTGGGGCGGTTCCTCGCCATGGAATGGCTCGAGGGCCTCGCCGAATCGGGCGGCACCCTGATCTGCTTGACCCGGGGCGCCGACGCCACGCAGGCCCGTCAGCGGATCGAAGCGGTGCTGGGCTCGGACACCGCGCTGCTGGAACGCTTCCGGGCCCTGGCCGCCGATCATCTCGAAGTCGTCGCGGGCGACATCGGCGAGCCGAGGTTCGGGCTGGACGAGGCGACATGGCGGCGCCTGGTCGATACGGTCGATCTCGTCGTGCACCCGGCGGCGCACGTGAACCACGTGCTGCCCTACCGCCAGTTGTTCGCGCCCAACGTGGTGGGTACCGCCGAAATCATCCGGCTGGCAATCACGCGCCGGCTCAAGCCGATTCACTACGTCTCCACCATGGGCGTCAGCGCCGTCGCGCATCAGCTCGTGGACGAGGACACCGACATCCGCCGCTCGGTGCCCAGCTGCACGGTCGACGACGGTTACGCCAACGGCTACGGGATCAGCAAGTGGGCGGGCGAGATCCTGATGCGCGAGGCACACGACCTGTGCGGGTTGCCCATTGCGGTGTTCCGGCCCGGCATGATCCTCGCCGACAGCCGCTACGCGGGTCAGCTCAACGTGCCGGATATCTTCACCCGGTTGCTGTTCAGCCTGGTCACCACCGGAGTCGCGCCACGCTCGTTCTACCGGGGTGGCGGCGGGCACCCGCATTACGAGGGTCTGCCGGTCGACTTCCTGGCCGATGCGATCGCCGCGATCGGGCCGCAGCACGGCAGCAGCTTCGACACCTACAACACGACCAATCCGCACGACGACGCAATCTCGCTGGACACGTTCGTCGACTGGATCATCGCGGCGGGATATCCGGTCGAAAAGATCGACGATTACTCGGCCTGGCTCGCTCGGTTCGAGACGGCGATGCGCGCACTCCCGGAGAATCAGCGTGGACAGTCGGTGCTGGCGGTGCTCGACGTCTACCGTGAACCCATGGCCGCGGTGTCAGGATCGCCGGTGCCCGGAGAGCGGTTCCGGGCGGCCGTCCATGCCGCCGGGCGCGCGATCCCCCACGTGTCGAGGGAGCTGATCGACAAATACCTGGCCGATCTCCAGCGGATCGGTGTGCTGACCCGCTGA
- a CDS encoding SDR family oxidoreductase yields MVKPDLALSVPDLRGRFAVVTGANSGLGFGLAKRLTAAGADVVLAIRDRAKGERAVADIRRDVQQAKLAIRQLDLSSLDSVAALGEQLTAEGRPIDILLNNAGVMTPPQRQETRDGFELQFGTNHLGHFALTGHLLPLLRAADSARVVTVSSLAATQGKLDFGDANAQRGYKPMHSYGIAKLAQLMFAFELDRRSRHGGWGLTSNAAHPGLTKTNLLSGASYGRAKPTLQARLTQLTWRVMPFMWLDVDEGIKPTLYAAASPDAQGGKYYGPRGFYETVRGGVTFAGVPRLARSETDMRQLWQLSEQLTGVRYPD; encoded by the coding sequence ATGGTGAAGCCCGATCTCGCGCTGAGTGTTCCCGATCTGCGCGGCAGATTCGCCGTCGTGACCGGGGCCAACAGCGGTTTGGGCTTCGGCCTGGCGAAGCGGCTGACCGCCGCGGGCGCCGACGTGGTGCTGGCCATCCGCGACCGGGCCAAGGGCGAACGCGCGGTCGCCGACATCCGCCGAGACGTACAGCAGGCCAAGCTCGCCATCAGGCAACTCGACCTGTCGTCGCTGGACAGCGTCGCGGCGCTGGGCGAACAGCTCACCGCCGAGGGACGCCCGATCGACATTCTGCTGAACAACGCCGGCGTCATGACGCCGCCGCAACGACAGGAGACCCGCGACGGCTTCGAATTGCAGTTCGGGACAAACCATTTGGGTCACTTCGCCTTGACCGGGCACCTGCTCCCGTTGCTGCGGGCGGCGGACTCCGCGCGGGTGGTCACGGTCAGCAGCCTCGCGGCGACCCAGGGCAAACTCGACTTCGGTGACGCCAACGCGCAACGCGGCTACAAGCCCATGCATTCGTACGGGATCGCGAAATTGGCGCAACTGATGTTCGCCTTCGAATTGGACCGGCGCAGCCGCCACGGCGGCTGGGGGCTGACGTCCAACGCCGCGCACCCGGGGCTGACCAAGACGAACCTGCTCAGCGGCGCCTCATACGGCCGCGCCAAGCCGACGTTGCAGGCCCGGTTGACCCAACTGACCTGGCGCGTGATGCCGTTCATGTGGCTCGACGTCGACGAAGGCATCAAGCCGACCCTCTATGCCGCGGCGTCCCCGGACGCCCAGGGCGGCAAATACTACGGGCCGCGCGGATTCTACGAAACCGTCAGGGGCGGAGTCACTTTCGCGGGCGTCCCCCGCCTGGCGCGCAGCGAGACCGACATGCGACAGCTGTGGCAGCTCTCCGAGCAGCTGACCGGCGTCCGCTATCCGGATTGA
- a CDS encoding TetR/AcrR family transcriptional regulator, with translation MFTEAMTAERIARSERSTGTREALLSAAEVLFAERGMYAVSNRQISEAAGQGNNAAACYHFGTRVDLLRAIEAKHREPIEELRAHMLTAVGDSAELRDWVGALVRPLTDHLSALGTPTWYARFAAQAMADPTYRHVVTKDALASPLLVQTLEGIDRCLPELPRRVRAERMVMVRNLLMHTCAEHEGALAEHGPRSRSAWPVAGEGLIDAIVGLWRAPVHVSAAGSPPSPSTA, from the coding sequence GTGTTCACTGAGGCGATGACCGCCGAGCGGATCGCTCGTTCCGAAAGGTCGACGGGTACCCGAGAGGCGCTCTTGTCGGCCGCCGAGGTGTTGTTCGCCGAACGCGGGATGTATGCCGTGTCCAACCGGCAGATCAGCGAAGCGGCCGGACAGGGCAACAACGCCGCGGCCTGCTACCACTTCGGGACCAGGGTCGACCTGCTGCGCGCGATCGAAGCCAAGCACCGCGAGCCGATCGAGGAGCTGCGGGCGCACATGCTGACCGCGGTCGGCGACTCCGCCGAGCTGCGCGACTGGGTGGGCGCGTTGGTGCGCCCGCTGACCGATCATCTGTCTGCGCTGGGGACCCCGACCTGGTATGCGCGGTTTGCGGCCCAGGCCATGGCCGATCCCACGTACCGGCACGTGGTCACCAAGGATGCGCTGGCCTCGCCGTTACTGGTGCAGACACTCGAGGGCATCGACCGCTGTCTGCCCGAATTGCCCAGGCGGGTGCGTGCCGAACGAATGGTGATGGTGCGCAACCTGCTCATGCACACCTGTGCCGAGCACGAAGGCGCGCTGGCCGAGCACGGACCGCGATCCCGTTCGGCCTGGCCGGTCGCCGGAGAAGGGCTGATCGACGCGATCGTCGGTCTGTGGCGCGCGCCCGTCCACGTGTCCGCGGCCGGCAGCCCCCCCTCACCGTCAACCGCGTAA